In Syntrophales bacterium, a single window of DNA contains:
- a CDS encoding LysM peptidoglycan-binding domain-containing protein — MKKKVIFLFGVGLFFYTALYGYAREETVRLVFRKHGSYKGHTYVYTVRKGDWLLDILRKRGLGRSELRLVKMLNPHVRDLNRIYPGQKIVLPGKRVAKAGLVSRTEGGQGSSKGTLGEDVTKVWSRTDVDLIRGILKRFDVPLSTAGHTYIPMPDGGHVVVDCSFIPRIDFDDGTTVFLDYNGRLPIGIGELVEKTWPNYRVLRPAQGERVLSFLSRILSVTRSYEMMRVKGLLSIGEKEYLQFSGDWIIKRKTPAGGPHTQIIVNVASEENLLPLAFHEYARRKGVLITEIMKDKITDRPSEVSHSLSEIPSIKGNSAQEIIRELLKVLGYPVFQKVPLRFFDKAKDGFQLALEAELMTEKNGTRIIVSSKPLQESLVDVLRMHGIVSVSLKEGESTRFQMEKVLQALGESYTVAYYSLPVYNGTSSRQLRIVLPCMRILKKNANPIYLIDFDLDPVIYDYLHKKMGLTILRY; from the coding sequence ATGAAGAAGAAAGTTATTTTTTTGTTTGGTGTTGGTTTGTTTTTTTACACAGCTCTTTATGGCTATGCTCGGGAAGAGACGGTGCGTCTAGTCTTTCGCAAGCATGGTTCATATAAAGGTCATACTTATGTGTACACTGTGAGGAAGGGTGATTGGCTTCTTGATATACTGAGAAAGAGGGGATTGGGAAGATCAGAGTTACGACTCGTTAAGATGTTGAATCCACATGTTAGGGATCTAAACAGAATATATCCCGGTCAAAAAATTGTTCTCCCAGGAAAAAGAGTTGCAAAGGCGGGATTGGTAAGCAGAACGGAGGGGGGACAGGGTTCCAGTAAAGGCACGTTGGGGGAAGATGTGACCAAGGTGTGGAGTAGAACGGATGTGGATCTTATTAGGGGGATTCTTAAGAGATTTGATGTTCCTCTTTCAACTGCAGGTCATACTTATATACCCATGCCCGATGGGGGTCATGTAGTAGTTGATTGTTCGTTCATACCTCGGATCGATTTTGATGATGGGACTACTGTTTTTCTGGATTACAATGGGCGGCTTCCCATAGGCATAGGGGAACTCGTGGAAAAGACATGGCCGAATTACAGAGTTTTGAGACCAGCACAGGGAGAAAGGGTACTTTCATTTTTATCCCGTATCTTGAGCGTTACGAGAAGTTACGAAATGATGCGGGTTAAGGGTTTACTGAGCATCGGGGAAAAGGAGTATCTTCAGTTTTCGGGGGACTGGATAATCAAGAGAAAGACTCCCGCTGGGGGACCTCATACACAGATAATTGTCAACGTTGCTTCTGAAGAAAACCTCTTACCCCTCGCATTTCACGAGTATGCGAGGAGAAAAGGGGTTTTGATTACCGAAATCATGAAAGACAAGATTACCGATAGGCCCTCTGAGGTCTCACATTCATTATCGGAGATTCCCAGCATTAAGGGGAATTCGGCTCAGGAGATTATCCGGGAGCTGTTAAAAGTATTGGGATATCCTGTTTTTCAGAAAGTTCCCCTTCGGTTCTTCGATAAAGCTAAGGATGGTTTCCAGCTCGCTTTAGAAGCGGAGTTGATGACTGAGAAAAATGGTACGCGAATAATAGTATCATCTAAGCCTCTTCAAGAATCGCTGGTCGATGTATTGAGGATGCACGGGATCGTATCTGTAAGCTTGAAAGAGGGAGAATCCACAAGGTTCCAAATGGAAAAGGTGTTGCAGGCTCTTGGTGAGTCCTATACAGTTGCCTATTATTCATTGCCGGTTTACAATGGTACCTCTTCAAGGCAGTTACGTATAGTTCTCCCCTGCATGAGAATCCTTAAAAAAAATGCAAATCCCATTTACCTGATTGACTTTGATTTGGACCCTGTAATATATGATTACCTCCACAAAAAAATGGGACTTACCATTTTGCGGTATTGA
- the rsmA gene encoding 16S rRNA (adenine(1518)-N(6)/adenine(1519)-N(6))-dimethyltransferase RsmA: protein MRPKKRLGQHFLKNGNLAAKIVQSAGIEKDDTVVEIGAGTGILTREIVKKTANVVAIEIDPEAVSLLKNDPSMSHISILQGDILLFDLSTFKNKISGKIKVLGNLPYYISSQIFFHLLNHRHVISSAVLMLQKEMADRLVAQPGTKSYGIPSVMANVYSDASILFTVPPSCFYPPPKVHSAVVHIKFYEKPRYNLKNETFFSSLVRLCFSKRRKTLWNNLRILCDENIPEERLRKILEEIGINVNTRAEALKPEQFALMSNILCAFK from the coding sequence ATGCGCCCTAAAAAAAGACTCGGTCAGCACTTCCTTAAAAATGGAAACCTCGCCGCTAAGATCGTTCAGTCAGCAGGAATTGAAAAGGACGACACAGTAGTGGAAATAGGGGCGGGCACTGGAATCCTCACCCGGGAGATAGTTAAAAAAACAGCAAATGTCGTTGCTATAGAGATCGATCCTGAAGCGGTATCCCTTCTGAAAAATGATCCTTCCATGTCCCACATATCCATTCTGCAAGGGGATATTCTACTCTTCGATCTCTCAACCTTCAAAAATAAAATCTCCGGGAAAATCAAAGTTTTAGGAAATTTACCCTACTATATTTCTTCACAGATCTTCTTTCACCTTCTCAACCACCGCCATGTAATCTCCTCCGCCGTGCTTATGTTGCAGAAAGAGATGGCGGACCGACTGGTTGCTCAGCCCGGCACTAAATCTTATGGTATACCATCCGTTATGGCTAATGTATACTCAGATGCCTCGATACTTTTCACAGTTCCCCCGTCCTGTTTCTACCCACCACCCAAGGTTCACTCCGCAGTTGTGCACATCAAATTTTATGAAAAACCTCGGTATAACTTGAAAAATGAAACATTCTTCTCATCGCTCGTTCGCCTCTGTTTCTCCAAAAGGCGCAAAACTCTCTGGAACAATCTCCGTATCCTCTGCGATGAAAATATCCCAGAAGAAAGGTTGAGAAAAATCCTCGAAGAAATTGGCATCAATGTTAACACCCGCGCCGAGGCTTTGAAACCAGAGCAATTTGCCCTCATGAGCAATATCCTGTGTGCATTTAAATAA
- the tsaD gene encoding tRNA (adenosine(37)-N6)-threonylcarbamoyltransferase complex transferase subunit TsaD, whose amino-acid sequence MLILGIETSCDETAAAVVLDGQKLLSNVVASQIKDHSKYGGIVPEIASRKHVEAIAPVISEALETAGVTLRDIEGIAVTRGPGLIGSLLVGLSTAKALAYACKIPIIGVNHLEGHIAAIYLTERYPEFPFIALVVSGGHTIVLLVSDFKHVSILGQTRDDAAGEAFDKAAKFLNIGYPGGIIIDKLGKRGNRKAIAFPKAMKESLDFSFSGLKTALINLVKKRGSFPQEEEIPDIVASYQEAIVEVLVEKTIMAAEQASVDKIVVCGGVAANSRLRELFVEEASRKGKEIFIPPPILCTDNAAMIAALGEYLFRQGQRDSLDINALSRWPLNLKL is encoded by the coding sequence ATGCTGATCTTAGGTATCGAAACATCTTGCGATGAAACAGCAGCAGCAGTGGTCCTTGATGGCCAGAAACTTCTCTCCAACGTTGTTGCCTCCCAAATAAAGGATCACAGCAAATACGGTGGCATTGTACCCGAAATTGCCTCCCGAAAACATGTGGAAGCCATTGCTCCGGTGATAAGTGAAGCCCTTGAGACAGCGGGAGTGACCCTTCGGGATATTGAGGGTATTGCCGTCACTCGAGGCCCGGGATTGATAGGGTCTCTTCTTGTGGGCTTATCCACCGCTAAAGCGCTGGCTTATGCCTGCAAAATACCAATCATCGGCGTCAATCACCTCGAGGGACATATTGCAGCCATATATTTAACGGAGAGATATCCAGAATTCCCCTTCATAGCTCTCGTTGTTTCTGGTGGACACACAATAGTTCTACTCGTCTCCGATTTTAAGCATGTTTCCATTCTTGGTCAAACCAGAGACGACGCCGCTGGTGAAGCCTTCGATAAAGCGGCAAAATTTCTAAACATTGGATATCCTGGTGGCATAATCATCGACAAACTTGGCAAAAGGGGGAACCGAAAAGCTATAGCTTTTCCTAAAGCCATGAAGGAGAGTCTAGATTTCAGTTTCAGCGGTTTAAAAACCGCTCTAATTAACTTGGTAAAGAAAAGAGGAAGTTTTCCTCAGGAAGAGGAGATACCAGATATAGTGGCAAGCTATCAGGAAGCGATTGTGGAAGTGCTCGTGGAGAAAACCATTATGGCGGCAGAGCAGGCTTCTGTTGATAAGATAGTCGTATGCGGTGGTGTAGCTGCTAATAGCAGGCTGAGAGAACTATTTGTGGAAGAAGCTTCAAGAAAAGGAAAAGAGATCTTTATACCACCCCCTATATTGTGCACAGACAACGCTGCAATGATTGCCGCTTTAGGTGAGTATCTATTCCGTCAGGGCCAGAGGGATAGTTTAGATATAAACGCCCTTTCAAGATGGCCTCTAAATTTAAAACTGTGA
- a CDS encoding tRNA 4-thiouridine(8) synthase ThiI gives MKKRALSLFSGGLDSILAVKLIAQQGIEVVGVTFTTPFFSPDKAKKAAESISLPLVIRDITEEHLQIIKQPRYGFGRNMNPCIDCHTLMLKTAGNLLEEFGASFLVTGEVLGQRPMSQTKQALSLVAKRSGYEGLVLRPLSALLLPETIPEIHGLVDRKRLLAIRGRGRKVQMELANQFGISYYPTPAGGCLLTDPAYAVRLRNLVSINPDFDRRDVELLKHGRHFTVGTPPTKVIVGRNQADNNALIGLLRDCDDLLRLNKRPGPVTLIPRGGSEEVRRVAAALCALYGNVGEGVSVEVVCESGTSREIILTCPLSRKEAELIMVR, from the coding sequence TTGAAGAAAAGAGCTTTATCCCTATTTTCCGGTGGTTTGGACAGTATACTCGCCGTTAAACTCATCGCCCAGCAGGGTATAGAGGTTGTGGGGGTTACGTTCACCACTCCCTTTTTTTCCCCAGATAAAGCAAAAAAAGCGGCTGAAAGTATCAGTTTGCCTCTTGTCATTCGCGACATCACAGAGGAACATTTACAGATCATCAAGCAACCCCGATATGGTTTTGGACGAAACATGAATCCATGCATTGACTGCCACACCCTTATGTTGAAAACCGCGGGGAATCTGTTGGAAGAGTTTGGTGCGTCATTTCTAGTTACCGGAGAAGTGTTGGGTCAGCGTCCCATGTCCCAGACCAAACAGGCGCTTTCTCTGGTTGCCAAACGGTCAGGTTACGAGGGCCTTGTTCTCAGACCTCTAAGTGCATTGCTTCTACCAGAAACAATTCCCGAGATACATGGTCTTGTGGATAGAAAAAGACTCCTTGCCATACGGGGAAGGGGAAGAAAAGTGCAGATGGAGTTAGCCAATCAGTTCGGTATATCGTATTACCCCACGCCGGCAGGGGGATGTCTACTTACTGATCCAGCTTACGCTGTTCGGCTACGGAACCTTGTTAGTATTAATCCCGATTTCGATCGAAGGGATGTGGAGTTGTTGAAACATGGGCGACACTTTACCGTGGGTACTCCCCCAACAAAGGTCATAGTGGGACGTAATCAGGCCGATAATAACGCTTTGATTGGCCTTTTGAGGGATTGTGATGATCTTCTTCGACTTAATAAAAGACCAGGTCCTGTAACTTTGATCCCCCGCGGTGGTAGTGAAGAGGTGCGGCGTGTAGCAGCTGCTCTTTGTGCTCTTTATGGGAATGTGGGTGAGGGTGTTAGTGTTGAGGTCGTTTGTGAATCAGGTACTTCCAGGGAGATTATCCTGACTTGTCCCCTTTCCCGAAAAGAGGCGGAGCTTATTATGGTGCGTTGA
- a CDS encoding DUF2062 domain-containing protein gives MKKIKNWWQDFYRDLISLKGNPQQIAKGMAFGVFIGVTPTIPFHTTLIVMLGAIFRLHITAAYIGSWLVSNPLTIPCLYFIQYRLGLFLLRMPHCEWTLKDYTIMALMRVGRDIVVPLLLGGFVMAPFVALISYFLTLHIMNKRDIKNNPNYGKER, from the coding sequence GTGAAAAAAATTAAGAACTGGTGGCAGGATTTCTACAGGGACCTAATAAGCCTTAAGGGAAATCCCCAGCAAATAGCTAAAGGAATGGCTTTTGGGGTCTTCATAGGCGTAACCCCCACAATACCTTTCCACACGACACTCATCGTGATGCTAGGTGCGATTTTTAGACTTCACATCACTGCAGCCTATATAGGCTCCTGGTTGGTCTCTAACCCCCTTACCATCCCTTGCCTATACTTCATACAGTACCGTCTGGGCCTTTTTCTTTTAAGAATGCCTCACTGTGAATGGACGCTAAAGGATTACACAATCATGGCCCTCATGCGTGTAGGCAGGGATATAGTCGTTCCTCTACTCCTAGGGGGGTTTGTCATGGCTCCTTTCGTGGCTCTCATTTCCTACTTCTTAACCCTACACATCATGAACAAAAGGGATATCAAAAACAACCCAAATTATGGCAAAGAACGTTGA